One window of Mediterraneibacter gnavus ATCC 29149 genomic DNA carries:
- a CDS encoding DUF6176 family protein, which yields MLKAELSRFKVKEGKSGKVDEWMAFLNDHMEDTLLTLENEKMFVESIHREVVNGTEFLYWYSVQGEGGTEVYDSESYIDIRHLEYWDECIDDDYKDNDIPAEVVMIPNKIRDVMK from the coding sequence ATGTTGAAAGCAGAACTCAGTCGATTTAAGGTAAAAGAAGGAAAATCCGGGAAAGTAGATGAATGGATGGCCTTTCTGAATGACCATATGGAAGATACACTTCTTACATTAGAGAATGAAAAAATGTTTGTAGAATCGATTCACCGGGAAGTGGTCAACGGAACAGAATTTCTGTATTGGTACTCTGTACAGGGAGAAGGCGGTACAGAGGTGTACGATTCAGAAAGCTATATCGATATCAGGCATCTGGAATATTGGGATGAATGTATCGATGATGATTATAAAGATAATGATATTCCGGCAGAAGTAGTGATGATCCCAAATAAGATCAGAGATGTTATGAAGTGA
- a CDS encoding DUF1836 domain-containing protein, with protein MTIDTNDILNSILESLSRIDYIHPEDIPNIDLYMDQVTTFMDTQLSSTKRYADDKILTKTMINNYAKNNLLPPPVKKKYSKDHLLLLIFIYYFKSILSIKDIETLLKPMTDAGFGQDSDKDTSSLADMYQQICTMCKGQLEPLKENISSAWETAGETFSEIPDTSKDTFQILAFICSLSFDVYVKKMMIEKLIDTFSSEDSSHKK; from the coding sequence ATGACAATTGATACAAATGATATTTTAAACAGCATACTGGAAAGTCTGTCCCGGATCGACTACATTCATCCCGAGGATATTCCGAATATCGACTTATATATGGATCAGGTGACCACATTTATGGATACTCAGCTTTCTTCAACCAAGCGCTACGCAGATGACAAGATTCTGACCAAGACCATGATCAACAATTACGCGAAGAACAATCTGCTTCCGCCGCCTGTTAAGAAGAAATATTCCAAGGATCATCTGCTCCTTCTGATTTTTATTTACTATTTTAAAAGTATTCTTTCCATCAAGGATATCGAGACACTGTTAAAGCCGATGACAGATGCCGGCTTTGGTCAGGATTCTGACAAGGATACTTCCAGCCTTGCAGATATGTACCAGCAGATCTGCACCATGTGCAAAGGCCAGCTTGAACCGCTCAAAGAAAATATTTCTTCTGCCTGGGAGACTGCCGGAGAGACATTTTCCGAGATTCCTGATACCAGCAAAGATACTTTTCAGATTCTGGCATTTATCTGCAGCCTGAGTTTTGACGTATACGTAAAAAAAATGATGATTGAAAAACTAATCGATACGTTTTCCAGCGAAGATTCTTCCCATAAGAAATAA
- a CDS encoding phage holin, translating into MKKINWIVRIKNKAFWVALIPAILLLIQAIAAVFGFAIDLGDLGDKLLTVINALFAVLAILGVVVDPTTPGAGDSERALTYK; encoded by the coding sequence ATGAAAAAAATCAATTGGATTGTAAGAATTAAAAACAAGGCTTTCTGGGTAGCGCTGATCCCAGCAATCTTACTGTTGATACAGGCTATTGCGGCAGTGTTTGGATTTGCGATCGATCTCGGAGACCTTGGAGACAAGTTATTGACTGTAATTAATGCGCTCTTTGCAGTTCTGGCAATCCTTGGTGTGGTGGTAGACCCAACAACACCGGGAGCAGGAGATTCAGAGAGGGCACTTACATATAAGTAG
- the pcrA gene encoding DNA helicase PcrA: MSIYDTLNEQQREAVYCTDGPLLILAGAGSGKTRVLTHRIAYLIEEKGVNPWNILAITFTNKAAGEMRERVDNLVGFGSESIWVSTFHSTCVRILRRHIDRLGYDTNFTIYDTDDQKTLMKDVCKLVEIDTKVYKERNLLAAISSAKNEMISAQEYALNAQGDFGKEKIAKVYQEYEKQMHANNALDFDDLLVKTVQLFETQPDVLENYQERFRYIMVDEYQDTNTVQFQLVSLLAGKYRDLCVVGDDDQSIYKFRGANIKNILNFEQEFPDATVIKLEQNYRSTGNILDAANAVISNNVGRKDKQLWTDNGEGEKIKFCQFDTGYDEAEYIADDIEREVRNGASYNDHAILYRTNAQSRLFEERFVAQNIPYKIVGGVNFYARREIKDVLAYLKTIDNGKDDLAVRRIINVPKRGIGLTTINRIQESAASRGIGFYDALLGLDLIPGVARGAAKLEGFVALIEYFKGVAETLSLSDLLQEVIDKTGYIESLEAEGKEESETRIENIDELRSKVAVYEESCLDQDEKPTLSGFLEEVALVADIDSLDEEQDYVVLMTLHSAKGLEFPHVYLAGMEDGLFPSYMTVTSDDREDMEEERRLCYVGITRAEQKLTMTSAMRRMVRGETQYNKVSRFMKEIPLELLDNGNRSSKMFEERQEIPKQTAYTQAKQTFKAKAFSAAAPKQFAVSKEKGLDYGVGDRVRHMKFGEGTVTQITEGGRDFEVTVEFDTAGVKKMFAGFARLVKL; encoded by the coding sequence ATGAGCATTTATGATACACTGAACGAACAGCAGAGGGAGGCGGTCTACTGCACGGATGGTCCGCTTCTGATCCTTGCGGGAGCGGGATCGGGAAAGACGAGAGTGCTGACGCACAGGATTGCATATTTAATAGAAGAAAAGGGGGTGAATCCATGGAATATCCTGGCGATCACGTTTACGAACAAGGCGGCCGGGGAGATGCGGGAGCGTGTGGATAATCTGGTGGGATTTGGATCAGAGAGTATCTGGGTGAGCACGTTTCACTCGACTTGTGTACGGATTTTGAGAAGACATATTGACCGCCTGGGGTATGATACGAATTTTACAATCTACGATACGGATGATCAGAAGACATTGATGAAAGATGTCTGTAAGCTGGTGGAGATCGATACGAAAGTATATAAGGAGAGAAATCTTTTAGCGGCGATTTCCTCAGCAAAAAATGAGATGATTTCCGCACAGGAGTATGCGCTGAATGCGCAGGGGGACTTTGGAAAAGAGAAGATCGCCAAGGTATATCAGGAGTATGAAAAGCAGATGCATGCCAATAATGCACTGGATTTTGACGACCTGCTCGTGAAGACGGTGCAACTGTTTGAGACTCAGCCGGATGTGCTGGAGAATTATCAGGAGCGGTTTCGTTATATTATGGTGGATGAGTATCAGGATACAAATACCGTGCAGTTCCAGCTGGTGAGTCTGCTGGCGGGCAAATACAGAGATCTCTGTGTGGTCGGTGATGATGATCAGTCCATTTATAAATTCCGGGGAGCCAATATTAAAAATATTTTGAATTTTGAACAGGAATTTCCCGATGCGACAGTCATCAAACTGGAGCAGAATTATCGTTCTACAGGCAATATCCTGGATGCTGCAAATGCAGTGATCAGCAACAATGTGGGTAGAAAGGACAAGCAGCTTTGGACAGATAATGGAGAAGGAGAGAAGATTAAGTTCTGCCAGTTTGATACCGGATATGATGAAGCAGAATATATTGCAGATGACATTGAAAGGGAAGTCAGAAACGGGGCATCTTACAATGATCATGCGATTTTATACCGGACTAACGCGCAGTCCCGTCTGTTTGAGGAACGGTTTGTGGCACAGAATATTCCATATAAGATTGTCGGCGGTGTGAATTTCTATGCGAGAAGAGAAATCAAGGATGTGCTTGCATATCTGAAGACCATCGACAATGGAAAAGATGATCTGGCAGTCAGAAGGATCATCAATGTACCGAAGCGAGGCATTGGCCTGACTACGATCAATCGAATTCAGGAGTCAGCGGCGTCCAGAGGAATCGGATTCTATGATGCTCTTTTAGGGCTGGATCTGATACCGGGGGTGGCAAGAGGTGCTGCAAAGCTGGAAGGATTTGTGGCATTGATCGAGTACTTTAAGGGAGTGGCAGAAACCTTAAGTCTGTCGGATCTTTTGCAGGAAGTAATCGATAAGACGGGATACATAGAGAGTCTGGAAGCAGAAGGAAAAGAAGAGTCAGAGACAAGAATTGAAAATATCGACGAGCTTCGAAGCAAGGTTGCGGTTTATGAAGAATCCTGTCTGGATCAGGATGAAAAACCGACACTTAGCGGATTTTTGGAAGAAGTCGCATTGGTGGCAGACATTGACAGTCTGGATGAGGAACAGGATTATGTAGTTTTAATGACACTGCACAGTGCAAAAGGTCTGGAATTTCCACATGTGTATCTGGCAGGAATGGAAGACGGACTGTTTCCAAGTTATATGACAGTTACATCAGATGACAGGGAGGATATGGAAGAAGAGCGGCGCCTCTGCTATGTGGGAATCACAAGAGCAGAGCAGAAGTTGACCATGACCAGTGCTATGCGGCGGATGGTGCGGGGAGAGACACAGTACAATAAAGTGTCCCGGTTTATGAAAGAAATTCCATTGGAACTGCTTGACAATGGCAACCGTTCTTCGAAAATGTTTGAAGAAAGACAGGAGATTCCGAAACAGACTGCGTATACGCAGGCAAAACAGACCTTTAAGGCAAAGGCATTTTCTGCGGCTGCGCCAAAACAGTTTGCAGTCAGCAAAGAAAAGGGGCTGGATTATGGTGTGGGTGACCGTGTCCGGCACATGAAATTTGGAGAAGGAACCGTGACACAGATTACGGAAGGCGGCAGAGATTTTGAGGTAACCGTAGAGTTTGACACCGCCGGAGTGAAAAAAATGTTTGCCGGATTTGCCCGTTTGGTAAAATTATAG
- a CDS encoding ABC transporter substrate-binding protein has translation MKKRILTFLLAASMILLTGCHSSNNSTPTGGNPDSSKEELTKLTLNEVAHSIFYAPMYVAIEKDYFRQEGIELELVTGFGDVYLVQSK, from the coding sequence ATGAAAAAAAGAATTCTCACATTTCTTCTTGCCGCATCCATGATCCTGCTTACGGGATGCCACTCTTCAAACAACAGTACCCCGACCGGCGGCAATCCGGATTCTTCCAAAGAGGAATTGACAAAACTCACCTTAAATGAAGTTGCACACTCAATTTTCTATGCCCCTATGTATGTTGCCATTGAAAAAGATTATTTCCGGCAAGAGGGCATTGAACTGGAACTCGTCACAGGATTTGGGGATGTATACTTAGTACAAAGCAAATGA
- a CDS encoding helix-turn-helix domain-containing protein produces MAELKELRKFMNMTQKELAEKSGINLRQIQKYEYGEYDTSKMMLRNAIALADALECDVRELSELNLNIFTNEAKKAIKDGEMDLHDLLRMDKYQKIKKLSKIGEFESTFYESYKWIPETLFDKLTPDELAKLVDSFYDCYSSGKNAR; encoded by the coding sequence ATGGCAGAATTAAAAGAACTCAGAAAATTTATGAATATGACGCAAAAAGAATTGGCAGAAAAATCTGGAATCAACCTACGGCAGATACAAAAGTACGAGTATGGAGAGTACGATACAAGCAAAATGATGCTTAGAAATGCAATCGCACTGGCAGATGCACTGGAATGCGATGTTAGGGAATTGTCGGAGTTGAACTTGAATATTTTTACAAACGAAGCGAAGAAAGCCATAAAAGATGGAGAAATGGACTTACATGATCTTTTAAGGATGGACAAATACCAGAAAATCAAAAAGCTAAGCAAGATCGGAGAATTTGAAAGTACTTTTTACGAAAGCTATAAATGGATCCCGGAAACACTGTTTGATAAATTAACACCAGATGAGCTTGCGAAGCTTGTAGATAGCTTTTATGACTGTTATAGCTCTGGTAAAAATGCAAGATAA
- the rlmD gene encoding 23S rRNA (uracil(1939)-C(5))-methyltransferase RlmD → MKKGQVLEGTIEKVEFPNKGVVTVAEEGKSVIVKNGIPGQKVKFCVNKFKRGNAEGRLLEVLEKSPLETRKPVCSIFPVCGGCMYQTMSYEAQMDMKAEQVKNILNEAVNGEYLFEGVKASPKEFAYRNKMEFSFGDEYKDGPLTLGLHKKGSTYDVLTASDCKLVHDDMTKILNCVLEYFKERNVSYYKKMQHTGYLRHLLLRRGDRTGEILVNLVTTTQEEHDMSPLKEALLNLELEGKIVGFLHILNDSLSDVVQSDETRIIYGQDYFYEKLLNLEFKITPFSFFQPNSRGAEVLYSTVRDYIGDINDMTVFDLFSGTGTIAQVLAPVAKQVIGVEIIEEAVEAAKENAAHNGLSNCKFIAGDVFKVLDEIEEKPDVIVLDPPRDGIHPKALPKILDYGVDKIVYISCKVTSLARDLEMIQARGYEVVKSVAVDQFCQTVHVETVVLLSHKKPDGHINVKVEFGEGEGKVPLDNIAKRAESYKPKERVTYKMIKEYIEAKYGFKVHTAYIAEVKRDLGLPMYDAPNAVEELKQPRKHPTAEKVEAIKDALKHFEVI, encoded by the coding sequence ATGAAAAAAGGACAAGTATTAGAAGGAACGATAGAAAAAGTGGAGTTTCCCAATAAAGGAGTTGTCACAGTTGCAGAAGAAGGCAAATCTGTGATCGTAAAGAACGGGATTCCGGGACAGAAGGTAAAATTCTGTGTGAATAAGTTTAAGCGAGGAAATGCAGAGGGGCGCCTGTTGGAAGTGCTGGAGAAATCTCCGCTGGAAACAAGAAAACCGGTGTGCAGCATTTTCCCGGTATGCGGAGGGTGTATGTACCAGACCATGTCTTATGAAGCACAGATGGACATGAAGGCAGAACAGGTGAAAAACATTCTGAATGAAGCAGTGAACGGTGAATATCTTTTTGAAGGAGTGAAGGCAAGTCCGAAAGAATTTGCATACCGCAATAAGATGGAGTTCTCGTTCGGCGACGAGTATAAGGACGGGCCTCTGACATTGGGACTGCATAAAAAAGGCAGCACGTATGATGTGCTGACAGCGTCAGACTGCAAGCTGGTACATGATGACATGACAAAAATCTTAAATTGTGTGCTGGAATATTTTAAGGAGCGAAATGTCAGCTATTATAAGAAAATGCAGCATACAGGCTATCTGCGTCATTTGCTGCTTCGGAGAGGTGACCGCACAGGAGAAATCCTGGTCAATCTGGTTACAACTACACAGGAAGAACACGATATGTCTCCATTAAAAGAGGCACTCCTTAATTTGGAACTGGAAGGGAAAATCGTGGGATTTCTTCATATTTTAAATGATTCTCTTTCTGATGTGGTTCAGAGTGATGAGACCAGAATCATTTACGGGCAGGACTATTTTTATGAGAAGCTGTTGAATTTGGAATTCAAGATCACGCCGTTTTCTTTCTTTCAACCAAATTCAAGAGGGGCGGAAGTGCTTTACAGTACAGTTCGTGATTATATCGGAGATATCAACGATATGACAGTGTTCGATTTGTTCAGCGGAACTGGGACGATCGCGCAGGTGCTGGCGCCGGTGGCAAAACAGGTGATCGGTGTGGAGATTATCGAGGAAGCTGTGGAGGCAGCCAAAGAAAATGCTGCACACAACGGACTTTCCAACTGTAAATTTATTGCCGGGGACGTATTTAAAGTGTTGGATGAGATTGAGGAAAAACCGGATGTGATCGTCCTGGATCCGCCAAGAGACGGGATTCATCCAAAGGCTTTGCCGAAAATCCTGGATTACGGAGTGGACAAGATTGTCTACATTTCCTGTAAAGTGACCAGTCTGGCACGGGATCTGGAGATGATACAGGCAAGAGGATATGAGGTTGTGAAGAGTGTGGCGGTGGATCAGTTTTGTCAGACGGTGCATGTGGAGACGGTAGTACTGCTTTCCCACAAAAAGCCAGACGGACATATCAACGTAAAAGTTGAGTTTGGTGAGGGTGAGGGAAAAGTTCCGCTTGATAATATCGCTAAAAGAGCGGAAAGCTACAAGCCCAAAGAGCGAGTGACCTACAAAATGATAAAGGAGTACATAGAAGCTAAATACGGTTTCAAAGTACATACCGCATATATCGCAGAGGTAAAGAGAGATTTAGGCCTGCCAATGTACGATGCTCCTAATGCGGTAGAAGAATTGAAACAGCCGAGGAAGCATCCGACGGCGGAGAAGGTGGAAGCGATAAAGGATGCGTTGAAGCATTTTGAAGTGATTTAA
- a CDS encoding phosphatase, which yields MRLIADTHAHTIASGHAYSSLKEMAYAASKNGLEVLSLTEHAPQMPGSCQEIYFRNFNVIPREMHGVKLLLGTELNIMNPDGDLDLSESLCRNLDIVIASIHSPCYGLDHTREENTKAYTAVMKKPYVDIIGHPDDGRFPVDYEVLVQTAKETKTLLEINNSSLRPDGFRKNTRENVLQMLELCKQYEVCVTTGSDAHIDVDAGNFSYIKEVLEFCKFPEELVVTTDFNKLKEFLNNYKES from the coding sequence ATGAGATTGATCGCAGATACACACGCACATACAATTGCAAGCGGACATGCATACAGTTCTTTGAAAGAAATGGCATATGCAGCATCAAAAAATGGACTGGAAGTATTATCTTTGACAGAACATGCACCTCAAATGCCGGGATCTTGTCAGGAGATTTATTTTCGGAATTTTAATGTGATCCCGCGCGAAATGCATGGTGTGAAACTGCTTCTTGGAACGGAGCTTAACATTATGAATCCGGACGGAGATCTGGATCTTTCAGAATCTCTCTGCAGAAATCTGGACATTGTGATCGCATCGATTCATTCTCCATGTTATGGACTTGATCATACCAGAGAAGAAAATACGAAAGCTTATACGGCAGTCATGAAAAAGCCGTATGTTGATATTATCGGGCATCCGGATGACGGCAGATTTCCGGTAGATTATGAAGTGCTGGTTCAAACTGCAAAGGAGACAAAGACGCTTTTGGAGATCAATAACAGTTCCTTAAGACCGGATGGATTCAGAAAAAATACCAGGGAAAATGTGCTGCAAATGTTAGAATTATGCAAACAATATGAAGTTTGTGTGACAACGGGAAGTGATGCTCACATTGACGTGGATGCTGGAAATTTCAGCTATATAAAGGAAGTTTTGGAATTTTGCAAGTTCCCGGAAGAGCTGGTGGTGACAACAGATTTTAATAAATTAAAGGAATTTTTGAATAATTATAAAGAATCGTAA
- a CDS encoding N-acetylmuramoyl-L-alanine amidase, which produces MSICRGISGRRGKNPVGIFIHNGADSQNATAEYYQNYLQNANLENGFAHYYVCSDGILQAEDDSNCAWHCGDLNGNLNFLSIEVCQSMGDLDVFKANEEKALQLAAEKCKQYGIVPNESTIMLHQEVFATACPHRSVEIHGGAAQTKAYFIKRIKELMDGNQNVVEQEGENEEMRCLFTVEGKGAVFYFDGYKVITLAHPDELKIVQQIYKDNNGKDMPCYKWSPIAPWHARLLAVLNRKPSTSI; this is translated from the coding sequence ATGAGTATCTGTAGAGGAATTTCCGGCAGGAGAGGGAAGAATCCTGTCGGTATTTTTATCCACAATGGTGCAGACAGCCAGAATGCAACGGCAGAGTATTACCAGAATTATTTGCAAAATGCAAACTTGGAAAACGGATTTGCTCATTATTACGTGTGCAGTGATGGGATTTTGCAGGCAGAGGATGATTCTAACTGCGCTTGGCATTGTGGTGACTTAAACGGAAATCTCAATTTTTTGAGTATTGAGGTATGCCAGAGTATGGGTGATCTGGATGTATTTAAAGCAAACGAGGAAAAAGCATTGCAGTTGGCCGCTGAGAAGTGTAAGCAATACGGAATCGTACCAAACGAAAGCACGATCATGCTACATCAGGAGGTGTTTGCAACCGCTTGTCCGCACAGATCAGTAGAGATTCACGGCGGTGCAGCGCAGACAAAAGCCTATTTTATCAAACGAATCAAGGAATTGATGGATGGAAATCAAAACGTGGTTGAACAGGAAGGAGAAAATGAAGAGATGAGATGTTTATTTACAGTTGAGGGAAAAGGTGCAGTATTTTATTTTGATGGATATAAAGTAATCACATTGGCGCATCCGGACGAGCTGAAAATCGTTCAGCAGATTTACAAGGACAACAACGGAAAAGATATGCCGTGCTACAAATGGAGTCCAATCGCGCCGTGGCACGCAAGATTACTTGCGGTGCTGAACAGAAAACCATCTACATCCATCTAA
- a CDS encoding type IV toxin-antitoxin system AbiEi family antitoxin domain-containing protein, whose translation MLQNKDIETLRMLFSSHNYVMTTAELTASKLYYADIKQLLDEGLIERVRRGYYHWTQDYGESEVVIINRLFPDAVLCMETALFYYRYSDRNPAEWNFAIDKNVSKRRTKIDYPFIKAYRVESELVTLGETEGEIDFHKVRIYDRDRTICDVLRNMNKIDKEVFNKAVQGYVKDPKKNIPNLIEYAKALRVQTRVKELIGVWL comes from the coding sequence ATGCTTCAGAATAAAGATATTGAGACACTGAGAATGTTGTTTAGCAGTCATAATTATGTTATGACTACTGCTGAACTTACAGCTTCAAAGTTATACTATGCAGATATAAAACAACTTTTAGATGAAGGATTGATTGAAAGAGTCAGGCGAGGTTACTATCACTGGACTCAAGATTATGGAGAAAGCGAAGTTGTCATTATCAATCGATTGTTTCCCGATGCAGTGCTCTGTATGGAGACTGCCCTATTCTATTATAGATACAGTGACAGAAATCCTGCCGAATGGAACTTTGCAATAGATAAAAATGTCTCTAAGCGGCGAACAAAAATCGATTATCCGTTTATAAAGGCATATCGTGTAGAGTCAGAGTTGGTTACGCTGGGCGAAACCGAAGGTGAAATTGATTTCCACAAAGTCCGCATTTATGACCGTGACCGTACTATTTGCGATGTGCTGCGAAATATGAACAAGATAGATAAGGAGGTTTTTAATAAAGCAGTACAAGGCTATGTTAAGGACCCGAAAAAGAATATACCGAATCTTATAGAATATGCGAAAGCTTTGCGTGTTCAAACGCGTGTAAAAGAATTGATTGGAGTGTGGTTGTAA
- a CDS encoding ABC transporter ATP-binding protein: MSFKYPGTEKYVLKNCSFRMEGNRKYALIGINGAGKSTIVKLIKGLYCDYEGTILINDINLREFSAENFSTEVAVVSQDFSKFQVSFLENINLGRKHEIEDNTKILDMFEKLNFNKLTNDINLNSKIGKIYPENIDLSLGEWQKLAISRALLSEASLLIFDEPTASLDPLAEQRVYDQILDLSRNRMSILISHRLGSVKSSEDIYLLEEGQVKMHGSHEKLMRNSDLYREMYNKQKGWYQDA; encoded by the coding sequence GTGAGTTTTAAATATCCTGGGACAGAAAAATATGTCTTAAAGAATTGTAGTTTTAGAATGGAAGGAAATAGAAAGTATGCACTGATCGGAATAAATGGAGCTGGCAAATCGACTATTGTGAAGCTCATAAAAGGTTTATATTGCGATTATGAAGGGACTATTTTAATTAATGACATCAATCTGCGGGAGTTCTCAGCAGAAAATTTTTCTACAGAAGTTGCTGTTGTAAGTCAAGATTTTTCTAAATTTCAAGTTTCATTTTTGGAAAATATCAATCTTGGAAGAAAGCATGAAATCGAGGATAATACAAAAATTCTAGATATGTTTGAAAAGCTTAATTTTAATAAGCTAACAAATGATATTAACTTGAACAGCAAAATTGGGAAAATATATCCAGAAAACATAGATTTATCACTCGGAGAATGGCAGAAGCTTGCAATCAGTAGAGCACTTTTATCCGAAGCATCACTTCTAATCTTCGATGAACCTACAGCATCACTCGATCCTTTGGCAGAACAGAGAGTTTATGACCAAATATTAGATTTAAGCAGAAATAGAATGAGTATACTGATAAGTCATAGACTTGGTTCTGTGAAGTCTTCGGAAGACATTTATCTTTTGGAAGAAGGACAGGTTAAGATGCACGGTTCGCATGAGAAACTCATGAGAAACAGTGATTTGTACAGGGAAATGTATAACAAACAAAAAGGGTGGTATCAGGATGCATAA
- a CDS encoding nucleotidyl transferase AbiEii/AbiGii toxin family protein, giving the protein MADIAASVLAKLRNKAKASGISYQQCLQLFVQEEFLRKLSKSGCEDTLILKGGLFIYTLTNFESRATIDVDFLLRGYSNTIDDVKELICKIIDTPTGNDYIEMRAKGFEKISPQRKYHGISTQIIAQIKNVRVPFNVDIGVGDIIVPRAEERTINTQLPDFEAPVIKTYSLESTIAEKFDAILQRFELTGRMKDFYDIYYLSRTFDFEGAKLQAAIFETLQRRGTPYDRDSFKRVVALADDEDMQKRWKFFLKTIKDNTLEFPFVIEEIQTFLEPVFDTIVNEKEWQNIWKGNAKKWSNLKGGIDRDKSS; this is encoded by the coding sequence ATGGCAGATATAGCAGCTTCCGTTCTGGCAAAGCTGAGAAATAAAGCAAAAGCTTCTGGTATCAGTTACCAGCAATGTTTGCAGCTTTTTGTGCAGGAAGAATTTTTGAGAAAGTTATCAAAATCTGGGTGTGAGGATACGCTTATACTCAAAGGTGGATTGTTCATTTATACTTTAACTAATTTTGAAAGTAGAGCAACAATTGATGTCGATTTCTTGCTCCGTGGATACTCTAATACAATAGATGATGTAAAAGAGTTGATTTGTAAAATCATCGACACGCCGACTGGTAACGATTATATAGAAATGCGAGCAAAAGGCTTTGAAAAGATTTCTCCGCAAAGAAAATATCACGGTATCAGTACACAAATTATTGCTCAAATAAAAAATGTGCGTGTGCCGTTTAATGTTGATATAGGAGTGGGCGATATTATAGTCCCCCGTGCCGAAGAACGCACAATCAACACTCAGCTTCCAGATTTTGAAGCACCTGTAATCAAAACTTATTCCCTTGAAAGCACCATTGCCGAGAAGTTTGATGCCATACTGCAACGCTTTGAACTGACAGGCAGGATGAAAGATTTTTATGACATCTATTATCTTTCAAGGACATTCGATTTTGAGGGTGCAAAATTACAGGCAGCTATATTTGAAACCTTACAGCGGCGTGGCACTCCCTATGACAGAGATAGTTTTAAGCGTGTTGTTGCACTTGCCGATGATGAAGATATGCAGAAGCGTTGGAAATTCTTTTTGAAAACCATAAAAGATAACACACTTGAGTTTCCATTTGTCATTGAAGAAATCCAGACTTTTCTTGAGCCTGTGTTTGATACGATAGTGAATGAGAAAGAGTGGCAAAACATATGGAAAGGCAATGCGAAAAAATGGTCAAATCTGAAGGGAGGTATTGACCGTGACAAGAGCAGTTAA
- a CDS encoding YerC/YecD family TrpR-related protein, translated as MSKKIRTEAVDYLFDAILSLKDKEECYTFFEDICTINELLSLSQRFEVAKMLREQKTYLEIAEKTGASTATISRVNRSLNYGNDGYDMVFERMEK; from the coding sequence ATGAGTAAAAAAATCAGAACAGAAGCAGTAGATTACCTGTTTGATGCAATCTTGAGTCTGAAGGACAAAGAGGAGTGTTATACATTCTTTGAAGATATTTGTACCATCAATGAATTGCTCTCACTTTCCCAGAGATTTGAAGTGGCAAAGATGTTAAGAGAGCAGAAGACATATCTGGAGATTGCAGAGAAGACAGGCGCATCCACAGCAACGATCAGTCGTGTGAACCGGTCATTGAATTATGGAAATGACGGATACGATATGGTGTTTGAGCGGATGGAAAAATAA